In a genomic window of Clostridia bacterium:
- a CDS encoding response regulator transcription factor yields the protein MTRVLIADDESRMRRLISDFLRREGFVILEAEDGRKALDMYLDDPRIELVILDVMMPGLDGWVVCREIRKRSQVPIIMLTARAEENDQLFGFDIGADEYITKPFSPMILVARAKALLRRAQAGAGEVRRFGLLYVDEAKHAATVAGERVDLSPKEYELLVYFMDNAGRAVGRDQMLNSVWDYDYFGDARTVDTHVKRLRSKLGQAAEYIQTVRGVGYRFEADAE from the coding sequence GTGACCAGAGTCCTCATCGCAGATGATGAAAGCAGAATGCGAAGGCTAATCTCAGACTTCCTGAGACGCGAAGGCTTCGTCATCCTTGAAGCTGAAGACGGTCGCAAAGCTCTGGACATGTACCTAGACGATCCCCGTATTGAGCTGGTCATTCTGGATGTAATGATGCCTGGCCTGGATGGATGGGTGGTCTGCCGCGAGATACGCAAGCGATCACAAGTGCCCATAATCATGCTTACGGCCAGAGCCGAAGAGAATGACCAGCTCTTCGGCTTTGACATCGGGGCGGATGAGTACATCACAAAGCCCTTCAGCCCTATGATACTGGTCGCACGAGCGAAAGCGCTGCTCAGGCGTGCACAGGCAGGGGCCGGAGAAGTGCGCCGTTTCGGGCTGCTTTACGTGGACGAGGCGAAGCACGCCGCCACCGTGGCAGGTGAGAGGGTGGATCTCAGCCCCAAGGAATATGAACTGCTGGTGTATTTCATGGACAACGCTGGCCGCGCCGTAGGACGTGATCAGATGCTCAATTCGGTGTGGGACTACGACTACTTCGGCGACGCCAGAACCGTAGATACCCACGTGAAACGGCTTCGGTCGAAGCTTGGACAAGCAGCAGAGTACATCCAAACGGTAAGAGGAGTAGGATACAGATTCGAGGCAGACGCGGAATGA
- a CDS encoding TolC family protein: protein MKSTCTPKTVGLILAFVVVISGIAGAAQNGSTMQIDLPKYIAAYVQNSSEVSTARESAEDAQTQWKRAVDEKKALLTIEELKNAAETKRLALQETLNNVALKAVQAYVGLGQAERDLEARQVSLSVATERLRVAKLRYEAGLTTKDSVLEQENSYLSATDSLVKAQKSVKQSKQDFCENAGMALVDKIVLTTDVSSLFTGAGEHDGAAILKAAGAASSTCFSAAAAEDLARRKNEALQDPMIATKTEREAAEKTYKDAKSRLADAEKSLTSSVADALASLESLVRSLDMQTISAQLAAANLEVAKIRFSHGEMLQYEMDNEISSANQASYKVIQAETDLFVQLMKIHALTGGDVASLAAK from the coding sequence GTGAAATCAACATGCACACCCAAGACAGTCGGATTGATACTCGCATTCGTGGTAGTTATCAGTGGAATCGCAGGAGCAGCTCAGAATGGCAGTACCATGCAGATAGACCTTCCCAAGTACATAGCGGCCTACGTGCAGAACAGCAGCGAGGTCTCGACTGCGCGCGAGAGCGCCGAAGACGCGCAGACCCAATGGAAACGCGCTGTTGACGAGAAGAAGGCCCTGCTTACTATAGAGGAACTCAAGAACGCGGCGGAAACCAAGAGACTGGCGCTTCAGGAGACGCTGAATAACGTGGCCCTGAAGGCAGTACAGGCCTACGTGGGCCTGGGGCAGGCTGAGAGAGATCTCGAGGCCAGGCAGGTATCGCTTTCAGTTGCCACCGAACGCCTGCGCGTGGCCAAGTTGCGCTATGAAGCGGGCTTGACAACCAAGGATTCCGTATTGGAACAGGAGAATTCGTATCTGTCGGCAACCGACTCACTTGTTAAGGCACAGAAGAGCGTGAAGCAGTCGAAGCAGGATTTCTGCGAGAACGCAGGCATGGCGCTGGTGGATAAGATCGTGCTGACCACCGATGTGAGTTCGCTCTTCACCGGCGCCGGAGAACATGACGGCGCAGCGATTCTGAAGGCTGCAGGCGCAGCGAGCTCGACCTGCTTCTCTGCGGCCGCTGCTGAGGACCTGGCTCGCAGGAAGAACGAAGCCTTGCAGGATCCGATGATAGCAACCAAGACCGAGCGCGAAGCCGCAGAGAAGACGTACAAAGATGCCAAATCCAGGCTGGCAGATGCTGAGAAGTCGCTGACCAGCTCCGTGGCAGATGCGCTGGCAAGCCTGGAGTCGCTGGTGCGCAGCCTTGACATGCAGACCATCTCGGCTCAACTGGCTGCAGCGAACCTGGAGGTTGCCAAGATTAGGTTCAGCCACGGCGAGATGCTACAATATGAGATGGACAATGAAATAAGCTCAGCGAATCAGGCCAGCTACAAGGTCATTCAGGCTGAGACGGATCTTTTCGTTCAACTGATGAAAATACACGCGCTCACCGGTGGCGACGTTGCGAGCCTCGCTGCCAAGTAG
- a CDS encoding TolC family protein: MTAEPRIASITKVKGQAHAGLAVAVMATLLMLALATSAQGSGQAKAPEWSIDAFVEAAVNTWKNSLDAQSQLDLATISEGLSIPVRSASLTVSGGVSTAGSSGADPSADRSDAKKISAKVPITERVGITGSYDMDRSTGSIKLSYTLPRTWLAVGSSGVSGLARKLLGSAGPSEEGESALAMARLKLVAAEGSMRLNARKAYINALKSVKASAIAQEEHRLAQVALEIAKRRRDAGIAADSEVAQAGLTVLDCEIALAKAVNDEKWMKLELAKMSGEDMTQAQFGDLPEFGAEIPSLEDLVHAATNYDVELAQAQASLDSALRDLESVKSLLPTVAIEAQLSSGDSAPKLTASANWSIALSRSLDVRKAEITAEQRRQSVGNKREALAETIEKSLEQLNMDTWSAARWQAQLEESQRSYDTALQSYKQGDLLLVDLERAQLNLKRSRDNYVANWGGVWQTWYTLMNMCGM, encoded by the coding sequence ATGACAGCGGAACCCCGCATTGCCAGCATCACCAAGGTCAAAGGGCAGGCACATGCAGGACTGGCAGTTGCCGTGATGGCAACCCTGCTCATGTTGGCATTGGCCACATCGGCTCAAGGCAGTGGGCAGGCAAAGGCCCCTGAATGGTCCATTGATGCGTTCGTTGAGGCGGCCGTGAACACCTGGAAGAACAGCCTGGACGCTCAGAGCCAGCTGGATCTGGCGACCATTTCCGAGGGCCTCAGCATCCCGGTGCGTTCCGCCAGCCTCACAGTGTCAGGCGGCGTGTCAACTGCCGGAAGCTCTGGGGCTGATCCCTCAGCTGATCGCAGCGACGCGAAGAAGATATCTGCAAAGGTTCCGATCACCGAGAGGGTCGGCATCACCGGAAGCTATGACATGGATAGATCAACAGGTTCAATCAAGCTATCGTACACGCTTCCCCGGACGTGGCTTGCAGTAGGCAGCAGCGGCGTCAGTGGCCTAGCGCGGAAGCTTCTGGGGTCGGCAGGGCCGAGTGAAGAAGGAGAGTCCGCACTGGCAATGGCCCGCCTGAAACTGGTCGCAGCAGAAGGATCGATGAGGCTCAACGCCCGAAAGGCGTACATCAACGCTCTGAAGTCGGTGAAGGCTTCGGCGATCGCGCAGGAAGAGCACCGCCTGGCGCAAGTGGCGCTGGAGATAGCAAAGAGGAGGCGAGATGCGGGTATTGCCGCCGATAGCGAGGTGGCGCAGGCAGGCCTAACAGTGCTGGACTGCGAAATCGCCCTGGCCAAGGCCGTGAACGACGAGAAATGGATGAAGCTGGAGCTCGCGAAAATGTCGGGGGAGGATATGACCCAGGCGCAGTTCGGCGACTTGCCGGAGTTCGGCGCGGAGATCCCCAGCCTTGAGGACTTGGTGCACGCCGCTACTAACTACGATGTCGAGCTCGCGCAGGCTCAGGCGAGTTTGGATTCCGCCCTGCGTGACCTGGAATCAGTGAAGAGCCTGCTGCCCACAGTTGCGATAGAAGCCCAGCTATCATCGGGCGACAGTGCGCCCAAGCTTACGGCGTCGGCGAATTGGAGTATTGCGCTCTCACGCTCCCTCGACGTGCGCAAGGCGGAGATCACTGCGGAACAACGTAGGCAGTCCGTTGGCAACAAGCGTGAAGCGTTGGCTGAAACGATAGAGAAGAGCTTGGAGCAGTTGAACATGGACACATGGTCTGCCGCAAGATGGCAGGCACAGCTGGAAGAGTCGCAACGGTCTTACGACACCGCTCTCCAGTCGTACAAACAAGGCGACCTGCTGCTGGTGGACCTGGAGAGGGCGCAGCTCAACTTGAAACGCTCCCGTGACAACTACGTAGCGAACTGGGGCGGAGTCTGGCAAACCTGGTACACCCTGATGAACATGTGCGGGATGTAG
- a CDS encoding ABC transporter permease, with amino-acid sequence MRPADNLKLAMDGLTSNPFRSVLTALGVIIGVSAVIITVSIGTGAQRQTQSQIQRLGANLITVSSGYRSSRSLITSDILPSIERINAVANVAPQVQSQGTVAYGSEGMTTTVMGTTANYSAVRNLKMARGVFLTDADIEQSSWNCVLGADLADELFSEEDPMGQKVRLDRVRFTVVGVTQRQGDSGLSSMDNSMYVPYTTMQQRITGNKNINAIVAQAVSESAMDLAYDQIYATLMMATGDENSFRVSNQADMLEVASNVSGTMTALLSGIAAVSLLVGGIGIMNIMLVSVTERIREIGIRKAIGAKEVEILMQFMLEAAALSVAGGLLGIAVGFLGSNIVSRMFGWPTAVDMRSVVLGFTLSLIVGVFFGAYPAYKGAKLDPIEGLRYE; translated from the coding sequence TAATTATCGGAGTGTCGGCCGTGATCATCACAGTGTCGATCGGCACGGGCGCCCAGAGGCAGACGCAGTCGCAGATACAGCGACTAGGCGCTAACCTGATCACTGTGAGCAGTGGTTATCGTAGCTCCAGGTCCCTGATCACCAGCGACATCCTTCCGAGCATTGAGAGGATCAATGCCGTGGCTAATGTGGCGCCTCAGGTGCAGAGCCAGGGCACTGTGGCCTATGGCTCAGAGGGGATGACCACCACGGTCATGGGCACGACGGCGAACTACTCTGCAGTCAGAAACCTGAAGATGGCTCGAGGCGTGTTCCTCACTGATGCCGACATCGAGCAGAGTTCGTGGAATTGCGTGCTTGGAGCCGATCTTGCCGATGAGCTGTTCAGTGAGGAAGACCCCATGGGCCAGAAAGTCCGTCTTGACAGAGTTCGTTTCACGGTGGTGGGCGTGACGCAGCGCCAGGGAGACAGCGGTTTGAGCAGTATGGACAATTCCATGTATGTGCCATACACAACTATGCAGCAGCGCATCACCGGCAACAAGAACATCAATGCCATAGTGGCCCAGGCGGTGAGCGAATCAGCCATGGACCTTGCCTACGATCAGATATATGCAACGCTCATGATGGCCACGGGAGATGAGAATTCGTTCAGAGTATCCAACCAGGCCGACATGCTAGAGGTGGCGTCGAACGTAAGCGGCACGATGACGGCGCTGCTCTCGGGCATTGCTGCGGTATCGCTGCTGGTTGGAGGGATCGGCATCATGAACATCATGCTGGTATCGGTGACAGAGAGGATCAGGGAGATCGGCATACGCAAGGCCATCGGCGCAAAGGAAGTCGAGATACTGATGCAGTTCATGCTGGAGGCAGCCGCCCTCAGTGTCGCCGGCGGCCTTCTGGGCATCGCCGTGGGATTCCTTGGTTCGAACATTGTGAGCCGCATGTTCGGGTGGCCTACTGCTGTGGACATGCGGTCAGTAGTGCTAGGATTCACCCTGTCGTTGATAGTGGGGGTGTTTTTCGGGGCCTACCCGGCGTATAAGGGCGCCAAACTAGATCCTATTGAGGGGTTGAGATACGAATGA